The genomic window TGGCCTCAAATTTCTCTCTTGATTCAATCTGCCAGGTTGAAAAATTAGATCCAAATCCATAGGTATTTATGCAGGTCTAGATGAAAGTCATGAAAATGGATACAGCAAAGTTCCACCACTGATAATAATTTGAATCAAACAGCAGTCAAGATCAGCTGTCTACCAAGCGCATCTACATCATACAGGTAAACAATTAAATAGTTGTCCTTTGTTTATGAGCGAGTCAACATATGTCCTCATCGCTCAACATTATTCTTTATCACAGGGACCAAGACCGGTGCCATCTACTCAAAAATTCATAAACCCAAATTcaatttattgattaaataaataaaaaatttcagaACTAAATCCAACTTGTTATTGAAGAGATAATCCGattcaaataatttatttattaaatagatcaaatcaaattaaataaatttaaatagattaaaaataaatcgAATCAAAcagaacaaacaaaaaaaaatttagccagGTTGAATAGATTGAATTATAATCGAATCCAATTATTTaacgaatcaaaatagattaaatggattaaaattCTAAATCTAGATCcaatgtatttaataaaataaattgatatgacctcaaatttttttattttttatatcaaattcgAACTTATTTAGAACAGATCAGTTGCAAATTCAATTGGACCACAAATTGCCACCTCTAGACTATATACCACAATTGACACAAGCAACTCCAACCAAGTCGTCGTTTGTGGCAGGAAGGAAGAATTTACCACGCCGGAAAACGTTACAGCTTTCAAAGGCATGATCTTTACCcaataaaaaaaagaaggggcATCAGGCAATAAGTTCAAGCTCCTTCAATGCATAAGATAATGTTTTCGTATTCTCTCACGTTGAGTGGTACCATGCTGCTATGTTTCTTTGTTTTATAGACTCCGCGACAGCGACTCCAGCTCTCCATGGCGCACACAGTGACAGAGCGGGACCATGACTTTTGGCTTTTTGTCGTCGTGCCTTTCACGTGCCACCACCACCTCCCCCACTCGAATCCAACACAACTCGACACACACGCCAACCCACCGGCCCTGACACCCACACaatctttctcattttataatatACACATCCCCCTCATCCTCCACCATCCGATTAGGAGAACAAAGAAGATCATAAACCACCACCATCGGATCATAACAAAAGATCTCAGCAATAATTAATTATAACTCAGAAAAGAATAGGACGTTTCTCTCATTCAAACCAAACTAAAAAAAAGTACGACACTTGAAGTGGCGGCCAGTTCACCCGaaaccctaattaattttttttgggggcagagaaaagaaagaaaaagcctGGCTCCAGCTAAAGGAGAGATTAACAGTCTAACAGACATTCTAACCTCAgccaaaaataaatttaacataCTTAATTGAAGTCCAATTCTTGATTTCCTTCTCCATTACtacattcttcttcttctaataGCATAAGATAGATAACCCagaaagttttttaaaaaaaaaaaaaagaaaaaggaataaCACAAGAAGAAAGGATGAAACTAAGGTACAAGGTCTACCTCCCTGGGTGAGGTGGAGTAGgactaagaagaagaagattcttGGTGGCCGGCGGCGAATGGAGGCTTCCGGCAGAGGATCATGTCCATAGGGGTGAAGATGCCGGTCTCGCCGCCGCGCGTGAGGTGGCGCGCCGTCTCGTAGAGCATCTCATGGACCTCGACGACGCCTTTGGGCGCGATCCGGAGGAGGGTAAGCACCGAGACCAGGATGTGGTTCCGCCAGTAGGCGATCCTCCCCATCTTGAGCCGCGTCCACCACGGCCCCGCCGGAGGCCTCGCCAGATCCCTTTCGTCAAGCACCTCGAAGCCCACCTTCCGCGCAATCGACGCGATCTCGTCGTGGGCACGCAGCCCCGGGAGCGCGTCCCCCCTCTCGATCCCGTGGATGGTCTCGACGTGGTCGGGGTCGTCGGCGCGGTACAGCGCCGTGGTGACCCACTCGTAGGAGACGTAGAGGGCCCCCGGCTTGAGGACGCGGAAGATCTCGGCGTAGACGTCCTCAAGGCGCGGGGCGTGGCAGGTAGCCTCGATGGAGTAGGCGCCGTCGAAGGACGAGTCCGGGAAGGGCATCTCGAGGAAGTTGCCGCAGACGACCTCGCAGAGGGCGTCCAGGCCCGACTTCTTGTTGTGGGCGCGGGCGCGGCCGACCTGGTACTCGTTGATGGTGATGCCGACGACGTGGGCGCCGGAGCGGGCGGCGATGGCGCGCATGGGCCCACCGACGCCGCACCCGACGTCGAGGACGCGGTGGCCAGGACGGGCGCCGACGAGGTCGACCACGCGCTCCTCGTGGAGGCGGGTGGCGTCGCGGTGGGAGCGGCCGGGGATGGAGGGCGAGAAGTGGAAGCTCTGGCCCCAGCCCCACTCGTAGATATCCGTCACGAGATTATAGAAGGTGTCGACGAAGACGGGGACGTTCTCCGACGACGCCTCGGCGGTCTCCTTGGGTCGCCGGAAGAAGGACCAGTACTGCCGGTACTTGTCCTCGACCTTGTCCCGCGTGATGGATCCCATCTTCAGATCCACCGCCCGCTTCCCCTTCACCTCCGCCGCCCCCATCACCCAGACGAACCAGTAGATCAGCCCCaccgccgccaccgccgccgTCCAAACCATCGCCGCCGTCTCCATTGCCGCCAGCGATCGCTCACTCCTTAGTGCTTTCCCTTCCCTTCCCTTTACCTTTCCTCTGATCCAGAGAGACCCACCGAGAAAGCGAGAAGCGAGCGGCAGGGAATCGTTGGGAtttacttatgaagaatattgCTGCGGTAAGATGGTCCGGCGGGACCATAGAATCAACCAGCCGAAACCGCGAACcctttcctcctctctttctgAATCGTGGCAGGCGCCTGTGGCCCGAGTGAGCGGAATTTAAGATAGTCTGGCGGAATACGATACTGAGATCGGGCATATCTTGCCCTGCCGTGTATATCTCTCTATTTAGTTTGCTCGCTTTCGAAAGTACTGCAACCGTAGTAGAGACGACGTGGCAACCCAAGAGTCGTAGAAACAAACCCATATACGAATGATATTATGCCACGTTGGAGGGGTGCGAATTGGGTTTTTTATGTGCTGCAAATATTGttggtattattattattattatttgtagTATATTTTGACCTCGGTGGGATGGGAGTGTAACGGATCTTTTGAGGAGAGCGTGGGAGTCGCGAGGTGGGGCCCGCGAGGAAAGGCTTTCTTTTGggaatttttctttccttctttaaaACGCGTGTCGCCTGGCACCGCCATGTGTGAAGGGCACGTGCCGGAACGGTGCCTCCTCTTCTTGCCACCCTTCAGCCTCAATGTAAGGTGTAGCTCCTCTACACCGTGGAACAACCCGGAAAGGTGCCTGCTCTTCTTAAGTTCTTCCCATGCTTCGGCCTTAATGTAAGGTGTAGCTCCTCTACACTGTGGAACAAATGTGTAGATGGCTTCCCGAGCCTGCCGCAAATCGTGATATCATCAGTTGGACGGCTGAGATCCGTCATGATGTCGAGAAGAAGGCACGGTCCGTGTCATTTATTAGCCAGCAAAAGAGCCGTTCATGCGTGAGATTTTTGGCCTTTATCTCGTGTTTGTTTGAGATCACGGGATGATGGAAGAACGAAGTTGGGAGGATGAatcatttgatttaaaaaattttaaaaataatcggTACAAAGAAATGATCGTCCATTCATCTAGATTCATCAATTTATATCATCTTAAATTAAAAAGGTGCAACAAAAGGTAAAGTTGAAATCCAGATTTGTTTTGTTTGGCAAATACCGATAAGAATAtggatagatttaaaaatttatatttatatttattattttaaatagatatgaatataaattagatatcaaaaatatgaatataaatataaatataaatcagataattaaattttatgattataaaattaaagatattgTGTCGATAATAAATATAGTTAATAACATATTAATGTTGCCAGTTTTTTCTTAAAAGTTCAAGTGTACGGTCGTTGTTAAACTCCGGAGAAGTCGGTAGAAGATCGAACTCGAGATTGGCTCAAGGATGAGCTAGAAGTTCGGTGGAAGACCAAGGAGAATGACTCCTACAATCCATAATCAAATGTCTACTAGCCGAAATTAGTCAAGCGACGGATCCGCTAATGCTTAAGTTAACCAGAATCTAGAGAacaatagaaaaagaaagaaaatgaaagatACCTTGTGTCTAAAAAGACTTACGCAAGAGTCCCTCTGGTCCTCTTGATATAAGGGGGATCCACAAGCCATTATCACGAATATTAGGGACACAGTTAAGGTATTTATGAATCAAAATTATTGGTAGTTATTTTGCTCATGATTGATCGTCGTAAGCAGTTATTATGCCAACGATATCAGATTTATCGCTCTACAACTATGCAAATAAAAGAAATGGCTTGGAAGGTTgtatcaggatcatttctctatGTGTGGTTGGTATGTGTCTGAGGACGAGATTGGTAAACATTTGAGTCTGGGGAAGGATATTTTCTATGCATGTCTGAGGAGTCAGGTTGATAAATAGTAAGGTCGAAAAATTTAGTTATCTTCATAAGATTTACCCCCAACTTTCAAGCCTAAAGAGATATTATCATTTTGGATTATGGGAGTAGTTGATTTTTTATCTTCTTCAACCTCGATCGTTCGTACAAAATCGAAATGATAGCTTAAAATGATGTTACTTCAGAGAATAAAAAGTTATCGACCATTTAATGTATTACTTTGGACTTGGCTAATATTTAATGTATCGCTTTAGAGATAGGATTGCAACGTGGAGGTATGATAACTAGGGCGGCATGTCACTCAGGCTGAAAATAGAGATTCAAAAGATTGTGCTTTGGCTGATCCCCTACTGCCATATGGCACAAGTTGTTGCCCTTAATTATTACTATGTGGATAGGGTTACATGGCACGATCAGAAGGTGGGTGCACCGAAGAGTCGTGCGTTCTAATGCTATGGATGCACACCACACATCAAAATCTCGTGTAGGCGCCATAATCGATGTGCTAATCTCGGCTATTGGTGAATAGTATAAATAGGGCATCATTCTTTTAGTATTTCTTTTTCATTTGCTCAGTTTCTTTCTCTCTGCAAACTTTCTTCTATTGTAGCACCATCGCAGTCCACCATCATCTTCACTATCGTCTTCTCCGATGCCGGTATCTTCTTCTTCCCAGGTCCTATTGTATGTAGTGCCCTTCTTTCTGTTCTTtgtctctttccttcttctttgttttttctttctcctttttgaaTTTGCAATGTCAGGTTATGGTAGTGAGGTCAAGGATAGAAATCGGTTGGGTGATCGGAGCTCTTAACTATCTAAGCCCCAGACTATGCCCAAGAATAGACATTAGGACTCTATCGAGGTGGGTTCTTCATCTCAACCTACACCCCAAGACTTCTAGTGATTGAAGAGCCCAGAATATGAGCTTATAAGGCTCCTCGGACAAGGGACTGAGATGTCTACCATCATTGAGTCTGAACTGGAGAGAGTTCAGACTTAGTTCTTCATTCCAAGTCGATACTGCTTGGAGGTTCTTGGTTGAGATGACTGGATGACCCAAGCTACCGAAGGGCACCTTGGCATTTATGAGGAGTCTCTTCATGGATCTTCGCTTCTCTTTGCATCCCTTTATTTACAACATTCTTGACTATTATTAGATTGTCTCTACACACCTTGCTCCTAATTCCATTCATATCATTTGTTCTTTGATAATAATGTgtgatcttctcagggttggctcaAGATATTTTCTTTTCTGCATCTTTTTGATGCTGAAGAGGTGTCTTTGAGAATGGGACTGGTGGTATTTTCCTCATTAGAGTAGTGTCCAATTCATCAAGAGGTTGCCCTCTTCAGTACACTAGTGGAAAAAAAGATTCTTCTTTATTTCTACCAACCACCCTCAGGACTTCAGCCATATATGGTGTGAGCCTCGATTATCTCCAAATAAGAACACTCGTATCAAACTCGAGGACAAGGAAGACTACCATACTTTGCTCGACATTGAGGTGCCACCTCAGCATGAATTAATAATCGAGTAGATATTGTAGGACGTCGGTTTGAAGCCAATGAATTCTTCAGGTATGAGTTAGCTCCTTTGCCGCCTCTTTTTTTTACTAACTCTTTTCTTTCTTGATGGAGCTATGAGACCCACAGCCACTCCATCCACAATGCCTTCTGGAAGAGATCAGGATCATCCCGAGGAGAGTCTTCTCGGGGGGCCTCAACCTGCAAGAGGTCGAGGATTGAGATGTTGAGGACCACCCCTCCTCCTCTTGCTACTTCTAAGCTTGAAGCCCATAGAGATCAATGATAAGCCAAACATCATCGAGGTGGTTCCTCTGCAAGAAACACCACCATCCTTGAAGGGTCTAAGTCAAGCACATAGTCCACCCCCTAACCACAGTGCCAGCCAACACCGGAGCTGACACTAGCCGTGCCTGCCATGCTGGAAGCAGCCTCGAATCCTGTTGCATCCAACATCCCCAAACCCTCATCCCGAGCCAAAGAGGAGATATTTACTTTGAGAATTAGGGTTCGAGTTAATGACCCCTGGCTCCACAACCATCAACTTATGAGGGAACTAATGAAGATGGTCATCCTACCAACCAACTGGTTGGAGAAGAAATCTCATTTGCTGGATGAGATTTTGAGCACCAGCTTTGCaactctccttgggataagacTTCTTATCTATAAATTCTTTTCTATGATTTCAAATTgactttctgattttttttttttttaacaactgGTGAATGACATAACCATCCTACATGAGGGGCTAGTCAACTTCAGTTGACTTAGCTGCTTGAATGAGGAGAAGGCCCGGGTAGTATAGGCTTGGGTCAGGGCCATCGATGAAGCAATCAAAGCTGCCGAGGAGTGAGTGAAGGCTATCGAGGAGAAATTGTAAGCCACCAAGGAGGTGTCTACTTGAAATGAGTCCAAGCTTTGCACCTTTTGGGAGATCATTGAAGCAATTGAAGCTTAGGCGATGATGGAGAAGGTGGTGGCCGATGTGTTCGTCAGCAGTCACTGAGCTCCAGCTAGAGCTTAAATTCAATACGGCAGCCATATAGAAGGCTAAGGATGAAAAGATTGTTATTGAGAAGAAGGCAGCCATAAAGGAGGTGGCTGCTCGAGAAGttggggcccaagcagtggaggaatAAAAGGCTTCTAAGGCCTTCGAAGTCGAAATCATTGAAGGATCACCTATTGCCTATGGCCTCGTGTTCGAGGACTGTAAGGCTTTAGTGGAACTACCATTTCCTAAAGTCAACACTAGTTTGCTTTTGATCGAGGGTGGCAGTGATGAATTTGATGGAGAGTGGTTGCTGCCGAAGCCATTGCCATTGTCGTCGAAGCTGATTTTGAGCATACCACCAAAGCCGCTCCCAAGCCTAGTAGTAAagctcctttccttttctttgtgtggctttttcttttcttcttgtacTTAGCCTGATCCCAAGCTTTTGTAAGAATGTTTTTTTAATGAAACACTCCCTTTTGTTTCATAATTAAATATTCTTTCATCAAAATTTGTCTAAATCATGAGCTTGTAGCTTATCTAAGGTTGAATCTTAATGCTTGATACCTGATCATGGTCGGAATAACCCAATACCATTATTTCTTTGATGAacttattttgattaaaattttgctaTGTTCAGAGATCGCCTCTAAATCGATGTCAATAGTCAATAACGTAGTTGTCCATTATTAAGTCGATGTCAAACTATTGGGATATCATATTTAATCTGAAGTCGACACTTAGAAAATCTAGCAAAACTAGCTTTTGATTTTTGTTCTTGAATCTTGATAGAGTTTTGACCAAATTCAAAGTTATTGTGGTCGGATTAACCAAATGTTTGATCGATGCTCCCAACGAGAGTCGGGACATATCCTTGAGGTTAGTGTTCGTCTGACCAAGTCGAATAAATTTGAGTTAGAGCTCACATATTCATTAGGTCGGTCTTCATCCGACCAAGTCGACCTGAGGCCGACCATCTCCACATTAGCCAAATATCGATTAGGTTGGAACTCGAAGCCGACTAGCTCTAGATCGGTCAGACATTGATTAGATTCGATCATCTCCAGATCGATCAGACACTGGCTAGATTTCACCATCTTTAGATCAGATCCAATCAGTTCTAGATTGGCTAGATGTTGGCCAAATATGATCATCTCTAAATTGGCTAGACACTGACCAAATTTGTTTTAAGCTTACCATCATTAGATTGGCCAAGCATTGGCCAGATCTAATCCAGGCCAAACACTAGCTAGATCTAACAATTTCTAGTTTTGTCAAACACCAATCAAAATAGGATAACACCACTCtaatcatctattatttttttttattgttattcCAAGTCTGACTTGACTTGGATACTGGAGGATTTGGTCGAAGCTAATTCGAagaacttttttcttctttttatgtgTAGATCCGTGACTCCAAGGTAGATTGTATTCTAGCATAGTGGATTGAACAACACCCTCCAAATAGTCCTAGCCAGGTCGGATTTGGCAGCAACAAGTactataaaattaaataggattGTTAACAAAATTGAATATTTGGATACAGATCAAAATAattatctatctatatctatatctattcttttttgatagatataaatatagatatgcatATTAGTCGGATGCTCAAATTTTCATCTATATCTAGATAGATTTGGATATGAAGATAAATTCAGATAGATAATATCTAATCTACCTAAAAGAAAGGATGGATGAAGTATGTAAAGGATGACTTTTTATATTAATAGAATTATCCTTCATT from Elaeis guineensis isolate ETL-2024a chromosome 4, EG11, whole genome shotgun sequence includes these protein-coding regions:
- the LOC105061201 gene encoding 24-methylenesterol C-methyltransferase 2, which translates into the protein METAAMVWTAAVAAVGLIYWFVWVMGAAEVKGKRAVDLKMGSITRDKVEDKYRQYWSFFRRPKETAEASSENVPVFVDTFYNLVTDIYEWGWGQSFHFSPSIPGRSHRDATRLHEERVVDLVGARPGHRVLDVGCGVGGPMRAIAARSGAHVVGITINEYQVGRARAHNKKSGLDALCEVVCGNFLEMPFPDSSFDGAYSIEATCHAPRLEDVYAEIFRVLKPGALYVSYEWVTTALYRADDPDHVETIHGIERGDALPGLRAHDEIASIARKVGFEVLDERDLARPPAGPWWTRLKMGRIAYWRNHILVSVLTLLRIAPKGVVEVHEMLYETARHLTRGGETGIFTPMDMILCRKPPFAAGHQESSSS